A genomic window from Chaetodon auriga isolate fChaAug3 chromosome 13, fChaAug3.hap1, whole genome shotgun sequence includes:
- the LOC143330606 gene encoding ICOS ligand-like: MNLFILPLLLLCAHIMGQTPLSATVGGSVPILCSLPVNPVRVIWMYWQEEESRSILFHWDNNSTQPVADEYKNRCRAFETEFRLGNISIRLDNVTVDDDQKTFWTYVSYLDEQNQNTEKCRQCCKCKLQVSAPYQDLQVTVNSTANSATCTARGGYPQPQVSWTGLNKSSAAKLHLQAAEPSLLQDPTDKTLSVTSSVGVEGLQEVTCHIYNPHSHNSTSRTAQIPGDDQSGIHHLAIALVVPIALIAVAVAVICVWWKRRRVQEVPVVYTGPSSAQ; this comes from the exons ATGAACCTCTTCAtacttcctcttctgctgctttgtg caCACATCATGGGACAGACTCCTCTCAGTGCCACTGTCGGAGGCTCTGTCCCGATCCTCTGTTCCCTACCAGTTAATCCAGTGAGGGTCATATGGATGTactggcaggaggaggagtcaCGCAGCATTTTGTTCCACTGGGACAATAACTCAACACAGCCAGTAGCTGACGAATACAAGAACCGGTGTCGAGCCTTTGAAACCGAGTTTAGGCTTGGGAATATTTCCATTAGACTTGACAATGTTACTGTGGATGACGACCAGAAAACCTTCTGGACCTACGTTTCTTACCTTGATGAGCAgaatcaaaacacagaaaagtgtCGACAATGTTGTAAATGTAAGCTGCAGGTTTCAG CTCCCTACCAAGACCTGCAGGTGACAGtaaacagcacagcaaacagTGCAACCTGCACGGCACGTGGAGGATACCCTCAACCTCAGGTTTCATGGACGGGTCTGAACAAATCCAGTGCTGCAAAGCTGCACCTGCAGGCTGCTGAGCCGTCCCTGCTGCAGGATCCAACAGACAAAACCCTCTCTGTGACGAGCTCTGTCGGTGTGGAGGGGTTACAGGAAGTGACCTGCCACATCTACAACCCTCACTCCCACAACAGCACGAGTAGGACTGCACAGATCCCTG GCGATGATCAGTCTGGGATTCATCATCTGGCTATTGCATTAGTCGTGCCCATAGCTCTTATCGCCGTTGCCGTTGCTGTAATTTGCGTGTGGTGGAAACGGAGAC GAGTACAGGAGGTGCCGGTGGTGTATACAGGACCGTCATCAGCCCAGTGA